The region ACTGATGTTATTGACACATTGAATCAAATGTATACTTtccagaaaatatatttttctattacTTAACAGTTTTACTCATACATTTTCTCCTAAAGCCGCTCATTCATGATCTTGCTTTAATTTTGTATGGAGTAATTTTCTCCTGATGAATAATTGATTGTCCCAGATCATCCTATACTTTCAGCCTTAAAGCTTATAACTAAAAGACGCTTTTCAATCAGAATTCTTTGCATCTCTTAGTTGTACACATACCACAAAAATCTCAACAGGCAATTTAAGAAGTCCACTATCAcgcaatactttaaaaaaaaaggtccaCTGTTACACTCTTACCTCGTTGTCTGTTCTGTGCAGTTGAGGCATTAGAAGGCGTGGGCGCGTTCCAGTGGAACAGTTTTTATGCAGTCGATGCGAATTGGTTCTCTCTTCAACCAGTTAATTGTACACGTTTATTTCGAAATTATAAAGAACAACTTTTATCAACAATGGCAGCTCAAGATTCACAATTGTGTTGTTAAAATAGAGACCTTGAAAATGttttctgttgaaaaataaaaaaagttaaataaaccatAATTATTGATTATGTAGGCCTAGAtcggcggtgcacaattggcacagtgtcgtccgggttagggtttggccagggtagaccgtcattgtaaataagaatgtgttcttaaccgacttgccttggtaaataaaaggttaaatataaaaattaaaaataaataaaaagatctctCCCTGGTACAAATATATTTGGAAAAAACGTCCTTTGTCTGGGCTGTCCATTTTATTCCCATAAAGTATCCATGCACAACAAACTACAACGTGTTTCAAACCTGATATAAAGTTTTCGAGATGCCGCACCCAACGGGATAAGAAGAAACGACTATCAGAGGCAGAGGAGACGTTCACACGGTCCCAGAACCCACGGGACTGAGTGTCTTTAATTTATCAAGCAAGATATTGAGCCCTGCCCATGTCTCTTTGCTTAATAAAGGGTTATCTTTTGTGCCTACAACCCAGTGCAACGACTTTGATGTGAAGGTAGACATGTTCAAGTTTTTTAGAAACATCTGTTTAAGGGAATACTTTAGCTCCCCTAATCRTGCCTATTGAACCAGTAGGTTGCTCACCTGCACATACTCCGACTKCTTTTAGAAGCAAGAGTTATTTTATACCTCCAGCCAATCGCAATCACTCTATCGAGACATATTGCAGACTTGTTGAAAAAGATGTTGCTCATCTCCTTAAGAACAAACAGGAGTCCAAATCTTTCCACAATTTACATAAGGATGAAAAACAAGCTGTACTTGATTTACATTCCGATACCTCAGTCCTTATTCATACTGCTGATAAGGGTGGGTTGGTTGTACTCATGGATAGGACAGCTTATGTAAATGAGTGTCATAGACAGCTGCTTGACAACACCTTTAACAAGAAATTAAGAAGTGACCCCCCTTTCCAAATTTCAGAACACTATCTTtattgtaaaggacaccagcagtatgatctctatcattgaatctcttgatcctctccctgagaataccttgttagttacttttgatgttgagtaGTTATACACAATTATTCCACACGAGGGCGGTATTGaagctatggaacattttcttctgcaacgtgaccctAATGAACTACCTTCCAGTGCATGCATTGGCTGAAKtagtactcacacacaactatttcatgtttataaattatttctttattcagacgaagggtactgctatgggatcccccatggctcctaactatgctaatttgtatgtgggttacatggagaaacagaCTATTTTCAaccctctcaaaaatgttttcttgcctaacatcattatttggaaacggtatattgatgatatttttgttctatggaggggtgatgcaaaacYGCTCCAGGcattccatgcttttcttaactcctgttctgaacatttgagatttactatgcaatctgatacacgtcaaatcagttttcttgatctcctgatcttgtgtgaaaataatgttctatacactgatctttacaggaaacctactgatcgtaacagtttgttgagggctgacagttgtcacccacttcacttgaaaaatagtttgccctacagccaattctgtaaaatcaaaagaatttgcaaaaaacaatcagatttcgacagaaatacggcTGACAcgcaaagaaaattcaaggagagggggtacaaaaatgatcTGTTTAATATTGCCATTGAGAAAWTTCAAaacatgacctttttcaagggcagtctcgcagaaagacgcattcttgcattctaactacccgctattcaaagcgctctgaacaaattaagggaatcgttcacaaacattggcacattctaaaatccgatgatagtctcggtaatgtgttttcggaccttcccttggtcgtattctcgccgggcagaaatctcagagaccagttggtacactctgatttaccactccaagatattcctgaacaacgtctatttgcgcccctactggatggaaattacaagtgtaatggctgtgctcaatgcaatggcacttataaatgcagatccttcaaacacccacaaacagggaaatcgagcccaatcaaaggtgttattacgtgctccactaaggcagttatttatcttataacttgtccttgtggtaaaaatMatgtgggtaaaacaaagcgcgaattaaaaMtacgtatctcagagcatcgtagcaccattaggtgcaaaaacttgacttacccagttgcggcccactttttggaggcaggccacttgatttcgtctctgcgttatattggcatcgaacatgtcaccctccctaggagagggggtgaccttgatcatttattgttaaaacgagaggctgcctggatctttaactgaaagacccttgctcccttcggtctcaacgtagactttgatctgaagccattcttgtgactttgccattgtaattgtttgtaagcttgtgtagtatcaaatgaatctatgatcgtatgctatccatttgttttttgtatgctgttctttgtatgccattttaatatttgagaattaaccaatgatattaggccactcttggccatgattacagacacctgtgtgtcttttgacactatataaacgagtcatcccgcagtgtttgtgattataccgatgaagacagcttggctgtcgaaacgttggatattacatttttgcatctgagctcctagagtgtgcggctctcttttattttcaagttttctactccgctagccagcacctcgcctaaataggtgtgcgtttatTTTTCTTCTAGACTATAACGTTTTACCACATCACACACCATTAGAGCTTTGTTAACATACATATGACAGTAGTTATGTGTCAGAAAAAATCATAACAAATTCAATTTCTTAGAAATTAAAGAGGAGATTTTACTGAAAATTAAAGTTTGTCATACGTTTTAAGTCTTTAACAAGAAGAATGATGTTGCGCTATGACAACATCTCAGACAATCTGTTGTGAAAATCcaacccctgcacatcgactcggtactggtaaccCGTGTTATCGTttgtgtattgtgtattattattatttctctatATTGTTCGGTGAAGGTCCTGTAAGtcagaatttcactgttagtctacacctgttgtttacgaagcatgttaCAAATGAAATTAGATTTGAATCccaaatgaatggacatttttacatataacctttatttaactaggcaagtaagttttaagaacaaattcttacttacaatgacggcttaccggggaacagtgggttaactgtcttgttcagtggcagaatgacagatttttaccttgtcagctctgggatttgatccagcaacctttcggttactggcccaccgctctaaccactaggctacctgctgataACCATCTAATTTCCTGGTTTGATTTGGTTTcttatcttttccattcatttggggGTGAAGGCATTTAACTAAATCTACACAACAGATGTTGTGGGATGTGATTTATCTTCACAGACTTCAGTTCTGAAAATGTCTAACTAACTTGGACTTGAGAGTGTAACGTTTGTAAAAAGTGCGTAATAAATAcagttgatttgaatttgataatGTTCCGTAAAAATGGCKATTGAACAGATTCCCAGATTTCAGACTGTACCAAGAGCCGTGACCTGAGGGGTGTCCTCTTGATATAGTCTCTACCTTCCAACAACACATTTTACACAACGTGCATTTTTATGTGTTCTCAGTCATTGGGAATATTTATTCTGTGAGTTCGCAGATGTCTCTTCAGACTTGCTGCTAACTTCAAGTAAGTTCCACACAGATGACATTGAACTCCCTCCCCTGTATGAGTCCTCATATGCACTGTCAGGTTTCCCTTCAGATTGAAGCGTCTGCCACATTCGTTGCAGCAATGTGGTTTCTCCTGTGTGTGAGTCATCATATGCTTTGTCAGGCTTCCCTTCTCGCCGAAGCacttgccacattctttgcaccGAAACGGTTTCTCCCCAGTGTGAGTCCTGGTATGCTTTATCAAGTCTGACTCGCAGTAGAAAGCCTTGTCACATTCCTTGCACGGATGCGATTTTTCCCCAGTGTGATTTTGCCTATGCAGTTTCAGACGACCTTTTGTCGACAAGCATTTCCCACACAAATCACATTTAAAAATCAGCCCTGTATGAAGATTAACCATATGATTTTTCAGGCTTTCCTTGTGAAAGAAACGTTTGCCACATACCATGCAGCGATGTGGTCTCTCCACTGTGTGAATCTTCATGTGTCGGGTCAGGTATCGGTTTAAGGCGAAACACTGGCCACATGTATCGCACATGTATGGTCTGTCTTCACTGTGCCGTAACTGTTGGTGCCTTTTCAGACCACTTGCTGTCGCAAAGTATTTTACGCACACATCACACTTCAGATCCGTCAACTCACTGGTTTCTTTTCTTGGCCGTCCTCTTCGTCTCTTTGACRCCGACAGAGGTATTCTCTTCTCCACTCCATCCGCTTTTCCGCCATTACTTTCATCATTGTCACTTTCTGGATTTACTTCAGAGGGGGGCTGATAGTCACTGGTTGATTCTGATTCTCTGTTGCCGTCGCCATCAGATTCTCTGTTGCCATCAGAGTCTTTTTGGCTCTCTACCGTTATGATGTTGAAAGAGTTCCATGTAGACTCTTCGGTATCAGACTCCACTGGCCCCAGATAGGAGCTCCACTCCTGCTGCCCCGAGTTAACCTTCTCTTCAGAGACAGTGAGCCGCTGGAGGTCTGGAGGAAAGGAGAAAGGATGAAATTTGATGAAAACTTAAAACGCTGAAAAGAGACAAGAAACAGGGCTCTACCTCCATTTCCTGTCTTGTTGTGTCAGATGTAAGTGAAgttacataaaacatttatttgaaaagcAGCTATAGGTTAAGGCTAACAAAGGCTGAGTACTGAGGCTAACCGTGTACGGTGGCAATCCAACAGTTGGCTTTTGCTTGTGAATTTTTTATTCATTATTGGACTGAACACGCATGATGCGTCCCAGTATATAGCCCAGGTATTATCAACTTCACATCGCCTACCTTACCTAATAAATCAGACTTTTAAACAAATTCTTGATATCCAGTCTGAAAATAATGACTGGTTAAATCCATATGAATTCAATCGCTTTTTGACAGTGTACCTTATGATTTAAACAACaaaaactttccatacatgtttgtccACGGAAGAAGTGGCAAAACATCgtcaaaacattcaggagatcaaggtgctcaaagttgacccattttgcataccccaccataccatgagacatccatgtcttcttcACTGGAAAatatacaaagatacaggcgtccttcctaactcagttgccggagaggaaggaaaccgctgagGGATTTCCCAATGAGACCAtatgtgactttaaaacagttagagtttaatggctgtgataagagaaaacagaggatggatcaccaacattgtagttacttcacaatactaaccaaattgaccaacctggtctcaaaacatttcatattattctgtatgtaaattcgAGACACGCCATTTtgcgtttggtatggttacagatGGTTACTTATTAAAACAAAAAGATCCACCCCGTTTGGTCGGGGTGGATCTGTGGGCGTAcaacgcgaacgtctagcaactcaAAGATtgtgagttcgaatctcatcacagacaacttagCATTTTTgctacttttcaactacttacagtggattcgtaaagtattcagaccccttcccttttttccacattttgttaaattacagctttgttctaaaatggattaaacaaaaaaataatccccaatcaatctagacacaataccccataaagacaaagcgaaaactctaagaaaaacaaagaaatatattTWWWAAAAAWTWAAACAATTATAGAGACTGTGGTGATTGTATGAGTGTAATCAGATTGAAAACATTAGGATATGTTATTGACATTGAACTGATTATATAGCCTACTATGCAGATGTGTTAAAAATCGTGTTTAATTTGTAGCATAGGCCTATGAATTGGGCTGATATGGTCTGTTGTGTCGACTATTAGCTGAGAAAAACAAACAGGAGTTCCCATACCGGGAATAAATCAaacttactttcacccctgaaaATACAGTTGAATCACGTTTTTGATTGCACTgggtctttaaccattttaaaCGTCAACCCAATAGGGTGATGTCAgttggacgtcccaaggatctcgGATTACTTTTAGTCAGTAGCTAGATAACTATGTGACTAAATGATGTATTACTCAAAGCCTCTCAAATCAAATGACACAAATTAggctacaatgtaaaaatgaatGTCAAATAYAGAGACGTAGTCACAAACCTGCTAATCTATGCAACTTTATCTCTGGTTTGAAAACCAAATCCAGCAGTCTTCGTAGACGTGCATTCGCCCGTTCCAAACGGGAGATTTCTTCCTGGTACTCTGCGATCGTTTTTTTAACTACAACAGATATCTCCAAAGGAACTGCTGTTAATTTTTCGTTGAGGAACACATTGAGCTGCTGAAGTTTAGACATTTTAGGGAGGAAAGGGATAAGTGGGAGAATGTATAGTTATTTGCTATTCAAGTGTCACTATAACTACGGGTTTGAGAAACAGGAAATTACGTTATT is a window of Salvelinus sp. IW2-2015 linkage group LG13, ASM291031v2, whole genome shotgun sequence DNA encoding:
- the LOC111971195 gene encoding zinc finger protein 501-like, producing the protein MSKLQQLNVFLNEKLTAVPLEISVVVKKTIAEYQEEISRLERANARLRRLLDLVFKPEIKLHRLADLQRLTVSEEKVNSGQQEWSSYLGPVESDTEESTWNSFNIITVESQKDSDGNRESDGDGNRESESTSDYQPPSEVNPESDNDESNGGKADGVEKRIPLSXSKRRRGRPRKETSELTDLKCDVCVKYFATASGLKRHQQLRHSEDRPYMCDTCGQCFALNRYLTRHMKIHTVERPHRCMVCGKRFFHKESLKNHMVNLHTGLIFKCDLCGKCLSTKGRLKLHRQNHTGEKSHPCKECDKAFYCESDLIKHTRTHTGEKPFRCKECGKCFGEKGSLTKHMMTHTQEKPHCCNECGRRFNLKGNLTVHMRTHTGEGVQCHLCGTYLKLAASLKRHLRTHRINIPND